In the genome of Bradyrhizobium arachidis, one region contains:
- a CDS encoding tautomerase family protein, translating to MTGDGAWAIIPLEMFNWPQFLESIPMPSTRITTGLWARNREQEVIESVQSALLSALRIPDYDRDIVLDFYDAGARIVPTGRSDHYVRVEVALFSGRSIEAKRLLYKTLVANLAALGVPATEIKIILFEVPAENWGLRGGYPASEIDLGFKIDV from the coding sequence GTGACAGGGGATGGCGCGTGGGCGATCATTCCGCTCGAGATGTTCAACTGGCCTCAATTTCTAGAGAGTATCCCAATGCCAAGCACACGAATCACGACGGGTCTCTGGGCACGAAACCGGGAGCAAGAGGTCATCGAGAGTGTTCAGTCGGCGCTGCTCTCGGCGCTCAGGATACCCGACTACGACCGCGATATCGTTCTGGATTTCTACGACGCTGGCGCCCGGATCGTTCCGACCGGCCGTTCGGACCACTATGTGCGCGTCGAGGTGGCGTTGTTCTCGGGGCGGTCGATTGAAGCGAAGCGCTTGCTGTACAAAACCCTCGTCGCGAACCTAGCCGCGCTCGGCGTGCCCGCGACGGAGATCAAGATCATTCTATTCGAAGTGCCAGCGGAGAATTGGGGGTTGAGAGGTGGCTACCCAGCTTCGGAGATCGATCTCGGCTTCAAGATTGACGTTTGA